In the Campylobacter lari genome, ATCACTTTAAGTTCGAAACAAATTCATGAGTTAACTGGTGTGAATATCGCTTTAGCCTTAAGTGATAAGAAAGATTTTGAAAGTTTAAAAAGCTATGAAGCTAATTTGAGTAAACCATATATTTTACTTGTTTTTTCCAAAGCTTCGCATAAGGTAGATATACTTGCAAGTGATGATGCTATGAAGTATTTTGATAAAGAAGGTGTTTTAAGTCCTTATCCTGAAAAAGGAACGATTTTACCTATACTTGCAAATCCTAAACAAAAAGATATTTATAATGCTGCTATTTTAAATGGTTATGCAGATATTGCCGATCAAGTGGCAAATCATTTTAATATAAAGCCTTTTTATGGAAACTCAAACCGTGATACTTTAAATATCATGAGAATTTTAATTTATGGCTTTTTATGTGTTGCAATTTTAATGCTAGTTCAAAGAAAAATCAAAAGGAGAAAATAAAAATGGAAAATAAGAAAACATTTTGGCCTTATGGTATTTTGATTTCTTTGGGGCTTATTGTTACAGCTTGTATTGTTACGATTTTTATTGCAAGCAAAGCCCCTGTGTATGAAGATAATTTTTATTTTGATTCTTATCAAAATGTTGAGTTAAATTATAATGAAATTCAAAACAGACAAAAGACTTTTGATGAAAATTTTAAGCTAAGCATTAAAGATAAAGAAAGCTTTGTGCATAAGAAAAATAAAGTTTATTATATCAATGAAGGGCAAAATGAGCTGAGAATTGCTATTGAAAATTTAAAAGATTATGACTTAAGTAAGCTTCAAATTCAAACTTTACTTTCACGCCCACATACAAATGAAAATGATGAAAATTTACAAGCAAGATTAGAAGGAAGTGATTTGGTGTTTGATTTTAATATCAAAGAAAAAGGTGTTTGGCAAATACTTTTAAAAATCGCTCAAGATGAAAATAGTGTAGGATTTTTTAAATTCTTTTTACAAACTAGATAATGAAACTTTTTGTATTTAGCTCACTAAGAGCTTTAAGAAAATATTATGAGAAAAAACTACAGATTGATAGTTTAGTAGAACCGGCTATGAGTATAGCCGAATTTATGCAAAAATTAGTTTTTTCTCCATATTTTCAAGCAACTCATTATGAATGTTTGCTTTTGATGAAAAAGGCTTGCGAGCAAACTAAAAATTTAGAGCAAAGTTTAAAAATACCGAGTAATTTTTTTGCTTTCTTAAAGAATAATGCTTATTTATTTAGTTTCTTTAAAGAGCTTAGTTTAGAAAAAAAAGATATCAACTCATTAAAATTTCACGATGCTTATGCTCAGTATGATGAGCATTTGCAAATTTTAGAAGAGCTTTTTAAAAATTATCTTGCTTTATTAAAAGAACAAAATTTATATGATGATATTTCTTTGCCACTAGATTATGAAATTAATAATGATTTTTTAAAAAATTATGATGAGATTGTTTTTGATTTTCAAGGTTTTTTAAATGCTTTTGAAGTAGAGCTTTTGTTAAAAGTTAAGGAAATACTTCCTCTTAAAGTACAGTTTAATTGCACTAAATTTAATAAAGATTTTTTAAATACTCTTAGCTTTTTACAAGGACTTTCTCTTAAAGAAAATTATGCTTATTTGTTTGATGTAAATCAAAAAACAATTTTAAAAGAAGAGTGCTTTTTTAAAGAAAGTAAGATTAGTTATAAAAGTTTTCACTTAAGATCTTTACAAGCTGCTTTTGTTTTTGAAAAAATTAATTCTTTTTTAAAAGCGGGTATTTGTGCAAAAGATATTGTAGTGATTACTCCTGATGAGAATTTTGTAGATATTTTAAGACTTTATGATAAAAATAATGTTTTAAACTATGCAAGTGGAGAAAGTATTAAAAACACACTTTTTTATCATAGATTAAAGTCTTTATATGAAAGTGCTCAAGATGATGAGTTTGAGTATGATGAAAATGAAGATTTTTATGAAAGGTGTAATTTAAATAAACATTTGTGCAATTTACACTTTTTTTCTTCTAATGTTGATTTTACAGAGTTTAAAAAGCTTTTTGATGAAAATATTTCTTATGATTTTTTTGAGAATTTTATTTTTAATTTGCTAGAAGATAGTGAAGAGGAATTAAAAAATTATATACATCAAGAGCTTGTTTTTATCAAAGAGCTTATAAAAACACACAAGTTAAGCTTTGTGCAAATTTTAGAATTATTTTTTATGCAAATTGATGGTATAAAATTAAGCAGTGTTGGTGGTGGTGAAGTTACTGTAATGGGACTTTTAGAAAGTAGGGGACTTAGATATGATGGGGTAATTATAGTTGATTTTAATGATGAGTTTATCCCAAAAAGAGTTTCAAGCGAGTTATTTTTAAATAATGAAATTCGTAAAAAAGCAGGACTTATCACTCATGCTCAAAGAGAAAATTTACAAAGACATTATTATTATACTTTAATAGCCAAGGCAAAATTAGTTGGAATTTCTTATGTAGAAAATGAAGAAAAAATCAAATCAAGATTTTTAAATGAACTTGAACTTCCACTTTATGAAGATAAAACTTATAGCAATAATGCTTATGTGAAATATTTTCAAACTTATCCATGTACTTTTAACCTTGAACCTATTGTAAGTATTAAAGCAAAACACGATTATTTTCAAAGCGATCTTTCTTTTTCAAGATTTCATCTTCTTGTGTATTATGGTTTGGATTATTATTATAAGTATGTTTTAAGATTAAAAGAGCCAAAGACTTTAGATGATACACTTAGAGCAAATGAGTTGGGGAGTTTTATCCATAAGGCTTTAGAGCTTTATTATACACAAAAATCTAAAAATCATTTTGATTATGAAGTTTTTATGCAAGTGGCAAAAAGCATTAAGCAATACCGAGTTGATGCACTAAATTTAGCTTTAATACAAACTATATTTAAAGAATTTCAAACACTTGAAAATGAGCATTTTAAGCAAGGTTATGTGGTAGAAAAATGTGAATTTAATCCACCAAGAAAAGAATTTATTGCAGAAAATGGAGTGAAAATTTATACCATAGGCTTTTTAGATAGAGTAGATAATAATGGCAATGAAAGATTGATTATAGATTATAAAAGTGGCAAGGCAGATGAAAAGTCTTATCAACTTGCTTTTTATAAGTTTTTATTAGAAAGTCAAAATGCCTTATTAAATACAAAAGCTTGTTTTTATGATCTTAAAAATATCAAAATCATACATGAAAATGCTAAAAGTAAGAGCGTACAAGAACTGAAAGATTTACTTAATGAGCTTGCTAAAGAACCTTTGGAAAAAGAATTTTTTAATCAAAAAAATGACAATACCTATAGCCCTTATACCATGCTTTATAAAAAGGAGTTTAAGCTTTGAGTTATCATTTTAAGCCTTTTTTAGCTTTGGAAGCTAGCGCAGGAAGTGGAAAAACTTTTGCATTAAGTGTGCGTTTTGTAGCTTTGGTTTTAATGGGAGCTAAGATTAATGAAATTTTAGCCCTTACTTTTACTAATAAAGCTACAAGTGAAATGAAAGAAAGAGTTTTTAAAACCTTTTTAGAATTTGATGTGCTTGAAAATGGAGAAAATAAAGCAGAGTGTAATGAGCTTATGAAAATGCTAGGTAAAAGCAAAGATGAGCTTATAGCTTTAAGAGAAAAATATAAAGAGGAATTTTTAAGATCCAAGCTTAATATCTACACTTTTGACAGCTTTTTTTCGCAAATTATTCGTTCTTTTGCTTTAAATTTAGGTCTTATGAGTGATTTTGACATTATAGAAAGTCAAGATAGTTATAAAAATTTCATCGCTAAATTAGACGAAGAAGAATTAAGGGCTTTGGCTTATTACATTGTCCAAACAAAAAGTAAAAATGATTTTTTACAAAATCTTGAAAGCTTGTATGAAAGATCTTGTGAGATAAAATCTATACAAAATGCACATTTTCCAAATAAAACTTTTTTAGAAAAAAGCTTAAGTGAGTTTATAGCTTATGCAAGAAATTTAAGCACAGATAAAAACTATCAAAAAAATTTCGAATTTGAAAACATAGAAGATTTCTTTACTAAACCTATCATCTGTGATTTAGATAAAAAATATTTTGTAAAAGTCATCGATAGTGAATTTTTACAAAAAAGAGCAGAGTTTTTACAAAGCGCAAAAGAGTATTTTACTCAAATGGAAAATTACCGCATAAGTATGCTTGCAAAGCTTTTGAAGCATTTTAAAGAAGCAAGAAATGAAAACAATGCCAAGCAAAATGCATTGACTTTTTCAGATATAGCTTTAAAAACTTATGAGTTAATTAGTGATGAAACTAATAAAGATTTGATTTATTTTAGGCTTGATGGCTATATTTCGCATTTATTAATCGACGAATTTCAAGATACTAATGTTTTGCAGTATCAAATTTTAAAACCCATCATTGCTGAGCTTGTT is a window encoding:
- a CDS encoding FixH family protein; the protein is MENKKTFWPYGILISLGLIVTACIVTIFIASKAPVYEDNFYFDSYQNVELNYNEIQNRQKTFDENFKLSIKDKESFVHKKNKVYYINEGQNELRIAIENLKDYDLSKLQIQTLLSRPHTNENDENLQARLEGSDLVFDFNIKEKGVWQILLKIAQDENSVGFFKFFLQTR
- a CDS encoding PD-(D/E)XK nuclease family protein; the encoded protein is MKLFVFSSLRALRKYYEKKLQIDSLVEPAMSIAEFMQKLVFSPYFQATHYECLLLMKKACEQTKNLEQSLKIPSNFFAFLKNNAYLFSFFKELSLEKKDINSLKFHDAYAQYDEHLQILEELFKNYLALLKEQNLYDDISLPLDYEINNDFLKNYDEIVFDFQGFLNAFEVELLLKVKEILPLKVQFNCTKFNKDFLNTLSFLQGLSLKENYAYLFDVNQKTILKEECFFKESKISYKSFHLRSLQAAFVFEKINSFLKAGICAKDIVVITPDENFVDILRLYDKNNVLNYASGESIKNTLFYHRLKSLYESAQDDEFEYDENEDFYERCNLNKHLCNLHFFSSNVDFTEFKKLFDENISYDFFENFIFNLLEDSEEELKNYIHQELVFIKELIKTHKLSFVQILELFFMQIDGIKLSSVGGGEVTVMGLLESRGLRYDGVIIVDFNDEFIPKRVSSELFLNNEIRKKAGLITHAQRENLQRHYYYTLIAKAKLVGISYVENEEKIKSRFLNELELPLYEDKTYSNNAYVKYFQTYPCTFNLEPIVSIKAKHDYFQSDLSFSRFHLLVYYGLDYYYKYVLRLKEPKTLDDTLRANELGSFIHKALELYYTQKSKNHFDYEVFMQVAKSIKQYRVDALNLALIQTIFKEFQTLENEHFKQGYVVEKCEFNPPRKEFIAENGVKIYTIGFLDRVDNNGNERLIIDYKSGKADEKSYQLAFYKFLLESQNALLNTKACFYDLKNIKIIHENAKSKSVQELKDLLNELAKEPLEKEFFNQKNDNTYSPYTMLYKKEFKL